The following are encoded together in the Nitrospirota bacterium genome:
- a CDS encoding metallophosphoesterase: MSLLILTFFAVYGGMHVYAFFRARHALALGAWPAAGVAGFMLLMVLAPFLIRVLERNDYDLPARSLSSAAYLWMAGIFLFFCASLVLEAINLVLRGAGWAAGAPGPAVIIPARIFFFAAAGLAFGITLYGYVSAQTIRTERLRIETAKLPAGIDRLKIVQISDVHLGLIIREERLKKILTIVEAEKPDVFVSTGDLVDAQINSMQGLAALLRNVQAPHGKFAVTGNHEYYAGINEALKFTRDSGFRLLRREAVQDNAITIAGVDDPAGAEFKIDKPEPEAALLAGLPKDKFILLLKHRPLVDARASALFDLQLSGHTHKGQIYPFTYIVEIAYPLIAGKFDLPGGSILRVSRGTGTWGPPVRVLSPPEVTVVELVRRAR, encoded by the coding sequence ATGAGCCTTCTTATTCTCACCTTCTTCGCGGTCTACGGCGGCATGCACGTGTATGCGTTTTTCCGTGCGCGGCACGCACTGGCCCTCGGTGCCTGGCCCGCAGCGGGGGTGGCAGGCTTCATGCTGCTCATGGTCCTCGCGCCGTTCCTCATCCGCGTGCTCGAGCGGAACGATTATGATCTGCCGGCGCGGTCCCTCTCCTCGGCAGCCTATCTCTGGATGGCTGGCATCTTCCTGTTCTTCTGCGCCTCCCTGGTCCTGGAGGCGATCAACCTCGTTCTGCGCGGGGCAGGGTGGGCAGCGGGCGCCCCGGGTCCGGCAGTCATCATCCCGGCAAGGATCTTCTTCTTCGCTGCCGCGGGGCTGGCCTTCGGGATCACGCTCTACGGGTATGTCTCCGCGCAAACCATCAGGACCGAGCGGCTGAGGATTGAGACCGCCAAGCTCCCGGCGGGGATCGACCGGCTGAAGATCGTCCAGATATCGGACGTGCATCTCGGTCTGATCATCCGTGAGGAGCGCCTGAAGAAGATCCTCACAATCGTCGAAGCGGAAAAGCCGGACGTCTTTGTATCCACCGGCGATCTCGTGGACGCCCAGATCAACAGCATGCAGGGCCTAGCCGCACTCCTGCGCAACGTGCAGGCACCGCACGGAAAGTTCGCCGTCACCGGCAACCACGAATATTACGCGGGAATCAACGAGGCCCTGAAATTCACGCGGGACTCGGGGTTCAGGCTGCTGCGCCGCGAAGCGGTGCAGGACAACGCGATCACGATCGCCGGCGTCGACGATCCGGCCGGCGCGGAGTTCAAGATCGACAAACCTGAGCCGGAAGCTGCCCTCTTGGCGGGGTTGCCGAAGGACAAGTTCATCCTCCTGCTCAAACACCGTCCGCTCGTGGACGCCCGGGCATCGGCCCTGTTCGACCTTCAGCTGTCCGGCCACACGCATAAGGGCCAGATCTATCCCTTCACCTATATCGTTGAGATCGCCTATCCGCTGATCGCCGGCAAGTTCGACCTCCCCGGCGGCTCAATCCTCCGGGTGAGCCGCGGCACGGGTACGTGGGGCCCTCCGGTCCGAGTTCTTTCCCCGCCCGAGGTTACCGTGGTGGAACTGGTCCGTCGCGCGCGTTGA